In a genomic window of Nocardia fluminea:
- a CDS encoding lipase family protein, which produces MSKIAVLVLSLLSVGLFAAPAGANPLYPTPDPDPFFTAPADIAALAPGDVVRTRNIDTWMYPGTEGHQVAFRSTNSAGDAIMGITTVLMPVGVKNPPLVSYQALINSIGTRCNPSQSLFNGELQDAPGAMLPLARGWAISVPDYLGPTVAYGAAKLSGMVTLDSVRAVQKVAELGVGNSPVAIAGYSGGGMATAWAGALQPTYAPELKLAAVVSGGIPADLEMMADALGFAPHPGFGLAFAAAMGIEREYPQQVPVSDQLNENGLWFREFTKDACRRFLLFHGALRNAEQMAASKELMGSQVARGVLRENSLVHFQGAPTAPTYIWQGKYDILTPYAPVAETIARWCGQGSPVQLNTVEISEHMTAAVAGFPDAWNYVEARFRNEPVPTNC; this is translated from the coding sequence GTGTCGAAAATCGCTGTACTGGTGTTGAGTCTGCTATCGGTGGGCTTGTTCGCCGCACCCGCGGGGGCGAACCCGCTGTATCCGACGCCTGATCCGGATCCGTTCTTCACCGCACCCGCCGACATCGCCGCGCTGGCACCCGGCGACGTCGTGCGGACCCGCAACATCGACACCTGGATGTACCCGGGCACCGAGGGCCACCAGGTCGCGTTCCGTTCCACCAATTCGGCGGGCGACGCGATCATGGGCATCACCACCGTGCTCATGCCGGTCGGCGTGAAGAACCCGCCGCTGGTCTCGTACCAGGCACTGATCAATTCCATCGGCACCCGCTGCAACCCGTCGCAGTCGCTGTTCAACGGCGAGCTGCAGGACGCGCCCGGCGCCATGCTGCCGTTGGCGCGTGGCTGGGCGATCTCGGTGCCCGATTACCTCGGCCCCACGGTGGCCTACGGTGCGGCCAAGCTCAGCGGCATGGTCACCCTCGACAGCGTGCGCGCGGTGCAGAAGGTCGCCGAGCTCGGCGTCGGCAACTCGCCGGTCGCGATCGCCGGCTACTCCGGCGGCGGCATGGCCACCGCGTGGGCGGGTGCGTTGCAGCCCACCTACGCACCGGAGCTGAAGCTCGCGGCCGTGGTGTCCGGCGGTATCCCCGCCGACCTCGAAATGATGGCCGACGCACTGGGTTTCGCGCCGCACCCCGGCTTCGGCCTCGCCTTCGCCGCCGCGATGGGCATCGAGCGCGAGTACCCGCAGCAGGTTCCGGTGTCGGACCAGCTCAACGAGAACGGCCTGTGGTTCCGGGAATTCACCAAGGACGCGTGCCGCCGCTTCCTGCTGTTCCACGGTGCCCTGCGCAACGCCGAGCAGATGGCGGCGTCCAAGGAACTGATGGGCAGCCAGGTGGCCCGCGGTGTGCTGCGTGAGAACAGCCTCGTGCACTTCCAGGGCGCGCCCACCGCACCCACCTACATCTGGCAGGGCAAGTACGACATCCTCACCCCGTACGCTCCGGTCGCCGAGACCATCGCACGCTGGTGCGGTCAGGGTTCGCCGGTGCAGCTGAACACGGTCGAGATCTCCGAGCACATGACCGCCGCGGTGGCGGGCT
- a CDS encoding ROK family protein yields MKVLALDIGATKFAAGVVDPHYRLHGVRRVAAACDDPWATCRDLLVAVADDNEVSAVGIGAAGPVDVPAGMIRPLNLAAWRGGFAVVEHVRALFPKAVVRLAIDGACLVLAEHRVGGLRGVDNGLALTVSSGVGGGIVADGRVVLGRTGNAGHLGHIVVPGDDTACPCGGFGCVEAVASGMSSVRWARSRGWVGETGKELAEAAHRGDRIALAAMARAGTALGQGISSAAALLDVDRVVISGGFAQSGEPLWGPLRAAVARHSRLEFVEELSVRLSTLSEGATLVGAGVLAVEAGSE; encoded by the coding sequence ATGAAGGTGCTGGCGCTCGATATCGGGGCGACGAAATTCGCTGCCGGAGTTGTGGACCCGCACTACCGGTTGCACGGTGTGCGCCGGGTGGCGGCCGCTTGCGACGATCCGTGGGCGACGTGTCGAGACCTTCTGGTCGCTGTGGCGGATGACAACGAGGTGAGCGCGGTCGGGATCGGCGCCGCGGGACCGGTCGACGTACCCGCCGGAATGATCAGGCCGCTGAACCTGGCGGCGTGGCGCGGCGGGTTCGCGGTCGTCGAACACGTGCGCGCGCTGTTCCCGAAAGCGGTGGTGCGGTTGGCCATCGACGGCGCGTGCCTGGTGCTGGCCGAGCATCGGGTGGGCGGGTTGCGTGGGGTGGACAACGGGTTGGCGCTGACCGTGTCGTCGGGCGTCGGCGGGGGCATCGTCGCCGACGGCCGAGTGGTGCTGGGGCGCACGGGAAACGCCGGTCACCTCGGGCACATCGTGGTGCCCGGCGACGACACCGCGTGCCCCTGCGGGGGATTCGGCTGTGTGGAAGCCGTGGCGAGCGGGATGTCGTCGGTGCGCTGGGCGCGATCGCGTGGCTGGGTGGGGGAGACCGGGAAAGAACTCGCCGAGGCCGCCCATCGTGGTGACCGGATCGCGCTCGCCGCCATGGCGCGTGCGGGAACCGCTCTCGGTCAGGGAATTTCGTCGGCTGCCGCGCTCCTCGACGTGGATCGGGTGGTGATCAGCGGCGGGTTCGCGCAGTCGGGGGAGCCGCTGTGGGGGCCGTTGCGCGCTGCTGTGGCCCGGCATTCACGGCTCGAGTTCGTCGAAGAGCTGTCGGTGCGGCTGTCGACGTTGAGCGAGGGCGCCACGTTGGTGGGTGCGGGGGTGCTCGCGGTCGAGGCAGGGTCCGAATAG
- a CDS encoding KOW domain-containing RNA-binding protein: MAADYVPGDVVHIPEGPFQGVCAVVREVDSVASRLQVDALVKGGPYEIVIGFDEVEWA; the protein is encoded by the coding sequence GTGGCTGCCGACTACGTGCCGGGCGATGTCGTCCATATTCCGGAGGGTCCGTTCCAGGGAGTGTGCGCCGTAGTGCGTGAAGTCGACTCGGTGGCGTCACGATTACAGGTCGACGCGCTGGTCAAGGGCGGGCCGTACGAGATCGTCATCGGCTTCGACGAGGTGGAGTGGGCCTGA
- a CDS encoding phosphoglyceromutase — protein MTYTLVLLRHGESEWNALNLFTGWVDVQLTDKGIAEGKRAGELLKEAGILPDVVYTSLLRRAISTADNALGTADRLWIPVVRDWRLNERHYGDLQGKNKEQVREQYGQEQFMLWRRSYDTPPPPIQPDNPYSQEGDPRYAGIEVPKTECLLDVVKRMVPYWEDTISKELLTGKTVLVAAHGNSLRALVKHLDGISDEDISGLNIPTGIPLVYELDENMRPVKAAEYLDPAAAAAGAAAVANQGGK, from the coding sequence ATGACCTACACCCTCGTGCTGCTGCGCCACGGCGAGAGCGAATGGAATGCCCTCAACCTGTTCACCGGTTGGGTGGACGTCCAACTCACCGACAAGGGCATCGCCGAGGGTAAACGGGCCGGAGAGCTGCTCAAGGAAGCGGGCATCCTGCCCGACGTCGTCTACACCTCGCTGCTGCGTCGCGCGATCAGCACCGCCGACAACGCGCTCGGCACCGCCGACCGGCTGTGGATCCCGGTCGTGCGCGACTGGCGCCTCAACGAGCGCCACTACGGCGATCTCCAAGGCAAGAACAAGGAGCAGGTCCGCGAGCAGTACGGCCAGGAGCAGTTCATGCTGTGGCGTCGCAGCTACGACACCCCGCCGCCGCCGATCCAGCCCGACAACCCGTACAGCCAGGAAGGCGACCCGCGGTACGCGGGCATCGAGGTCCCGAAGACCGAGTGCCTGCTCGACGTCGTCAAGCGGATGGTCCCCTACTGGGAGGACACCATCTCCAAGGAACTGCTGACCGGCAAGACCGTACTGGTCGCCGCGCACGGCAACTCGCTGCGCGCCCTGGTCAAGCACCTCGACGGCATCTCCGACGAGGACATCTCCGGCCTCAACATCCCCACCGGCATCCCGCTGGTCTACGAACTGGACGAGAACATGCGCCCGGTGAAGGCCGCCGAGTACCTGGACCCCGCGGCCGCCGCCGCCGGTGCCGCCGCTGTCGCCAACCAGGGCGGCAAGTAA
- a CDS encoding DoxX family protein, protein MFTAYVIVTVAAALWVGFSAFSLLRRAPFVVEPLVEYGVPQTWWTPLGIAKALGSIGLLVGLFVPAIGIIAAIGLILYFTGAVATVLRARSYKTVAFPVLYLAPVAVALGLGLAA, encoded by the coding sequence ATGTTCACCGCCTACGTCATCGTCACCGTCGCCGCCGCACTGTGGGTGGGGTTCTCGGCGTTCTCGCTGCTGCGCCGGGCGCCCTTCGTGGTGGAGCCGCTGGTGGAATACGGCGTGCCCCAGACCTGGTGGACACCACTGGGAATCGCCAAGGCCCTCGGCTCGATCGGGCTGCTGGTCGGCCTGTTCGTCCCGGCGATCGGGATTATCGCCGCGATCGGGCTGATCCTGTACTTCACGGGCGCGGTGGCAACGGTGCTGCGGGCACGGTCGTACAAAACCGTCGCCTTCCCGGTCCTGTACCTGGCACCCGTCGCCGTAGCGCTGGGGCTGGGCCTCGCCGCCTGA